Sequence from the Clostridium botulinum genome:
ATGTGTATAAGTTTATTCGCTTAGTCAACAATTAAAATATATTGTTTATTATATTGTTAATATCTTGTTAATAATTTATATATACACTAAAAAAAATTTTTTTTTAATAATATTTGGAGGATAGAGATGGATGCTGACCTAAATAAATTATGGGAAAAAACCTTAAATATAGTAAAAAGTGAAATGAGTGAAGTCAGTTTTAACACTTGGATTAAAAGTTGTGAACCTATTTCTATATCTGATACAAGTATAAAAATAAGCGTTCCAAATTCTTTTACTAAAGATATTTTAGACAAAAGATACAAAAGTTTGGTTGCTAATTCTATAGAAGCTGTTTGTTCTAAATTATATGATATAAAATTCATAATAGAATCAGATCTTAATAATGAAGATGAATTAAATAGTAGTGATAATTCCATTAAAAATAGGAATAAAAATTCTACAAAAAATATAGTTGTGAATGATGAAATGTCTTCAACTTTAAACCCTAAATATACTTTTAATTCATTTGTAATAGGTAATAGCAATAGATTTGCCCATGCAGCTTCACTTGCCGTTGCTGAAGCGCCTGCTAAAGCGTATAATCCTTTATTTATATATGGAGGCGTTGGTCTTGGAAAGACACATTTAATGCATGCAATTGGACATTATATTTTACAAAATAATACTAAAGCTAAAGTAGTTTATGTTTCTTCAGAAAAATTTACAAACGAATTAATAAATGCTATTAAAGATGATAAAAATGAAGAATTTAGAAAAAAATATAGAAACGTAGATGTGTTGCTTATAGATGATATTCAATTCATTGCAGGAAAAGAACGTACTCAAGAAGAGTTCTTCCATACTTTCAATGAACTCCATGACGCAAATAAACAAATAATTCTATCATCTGATCGTCCACCAAAAGAGATTCCAACATTAGAAGATAGATTAAGATCAAGATTCGAATGGGGTTTAATTGCTGATATTCAAGTACCTGATTTTGAAACTAGAATGGCAATTCTTAAGAAAAAAGCCGATGTAGAAAATTTAAAAGTAGCAAATGAAGTTATGGGATACATCGCTACAAAAATTAAATCTAATATTAGAGAATTAGAAGGTGCATTAATAAGAATAATTGCATATTCATCTTTAACTAATAGGGAAGTTACAGTTGATTTAGCATCAGAAGCACTAAAAGATATAATCTCTAAAAAACAAGGAAAACACGTAACTATACCTTCTATTCAAGAAATAGTAGCTAACTATTTTAATTTAAAAATAGATGATTTAAAATCTCAAAGAAGAACTAGAAATGTAGCTTATCCAAGACAAATAGCTATGTATTTAAGTCGAAAACTAACAGATATGTCTTTGCCTAAAATAGGAGAAGAATTTGGTGGTAGAGATCATACTACTGTAATACATGCTTATGAAAAAATATCTGAGAATCTAAAGAGTGATGAGAACTTACAACATACTGTTTCTGACATTACAAAGAAGGTTTCTCAAAATTAATTAACATATGTACATAATAAGTATTGAATAACTTGTGGATAACATTAGTTTAATAATATTCTATTGAAAACTGTGGATAAGATGTGCTTTTTGTTACTGACTTATCCACAATCTTTTTGCACAAAATTCCGTTGATATTACTATGTTTGAAGTACTTATCAACAAATCAACAGCCCCTACTACTATTACTATTATATATAATTATATATCTATTCTATTTAAATTAAAAAATATATGTGAATAATTAAGGAGGATTTTTTATGATCTTTATATGTGAAAAACATAAATTATTAGATGGTATTTCTATAGTTCAAAAAGCTATTACAGGAAAGTCAACAATGAAAGTATTAGATGGTATTTACATAAATGCTACTAATGATGGATTAAGACTAATAGGTTCAGACATGGATCTTAGTATTCAAACATTGGTTAAAGCAGATGTTTTAGATAAAGGTGAAATAGTTATTGATGCTAAGATATTTGGAGAGATTATTAGAAAACTTCCAAACTCGGATATAAAAATAGAAACTGTAAAAGAAGATGTAATACAAATTACTTGTGAAAAATCAGTTTTTAATGTTGTATGCATGAATGCTGAGGAATTTCCATCATTACCTAACATTAACGAAGACTTAAAAGTAGAAGTTAATGAAAGTATTTTAAAAAATATGATTAAGGGAACATCTTTTTCTATTGCACAAGATGAAGCAAGACCTATTTTACAAGGAATATTATTCCAAGTTAAAGATAGAACTTTAAATTTAGTTGCACTTGATGGATATAGATTAGCTATAAGAAGCGAATTTTTAGATAATGATATTAATTTAGAAGTGGTTATTCCTGGAAAGACATTAGTTGAGGTCTCAAAAATATTAGAAGACCATGATAAAAATGTGGATATAACTTTTACTAATAATCATATATTATTTAATTTGGAAAATACTAAAATTATATCAAGACTATTAGATGGTAAATTTGTAAACTATACATCATTACTACCTCAAGAACATAAATTATTAGTCACTGTGAAAAAAGAAGAATTTCAAAATGGTATTGAAAGAGCTTCTTTAATGGCCAAAGATGGAAATAATAATTTAATCAATTTAGACCTTAAAGAAGAGACGTTAATAATAACTTCTAATTCTCAATTGGGAAAAGTTAGGGAAGAAGTATTGATAAATCTGCAAGGTGAAGAAATAGAAATTGCATTTAATTCAAGATATTTATTAGATGTTCTTAAAAATATGGAGAGTGATGAAGTGATTTTAGAAATGACATCAGGGGTAAGTCCATGTGTTATAAAAGAAAAAGATGGGGAAAATTCCCAATATTTAGTTCTACCAGTAAGACAAATGAGATAAGGAGGAAATAAATATTTATTAATATTTATGCAAAAAATATGAATAAAATTAAGATTAATACTGAAATTATAAAATTAGATGCGTTTTTGAAATGGAGTGGTATAGCTTCTCTAGGATCAGAAGCTAAGATTTATATACAAGAAGGTTTAATAAAAGTTAATGGAGAAATATGCTTACAAAGAGGAAAGAAATTAAAAGCTGGAGATATTATAGAATTTGAAGATGAAAAATTTGAAATAGTTTAGTATAGCTTTTAATTTTTAATAAATAGGCGATAACTTTTCTATTATGATATAATTGATTATAGGTGTATTTTATGTATATAAAAGCGATAATGTTAGCTAATTATAGAAATTACAATAATTTGGAGTTAAATCTTAGTGAAGGTGTTAATGTATTTATAGGTGATAATGCCCAAGGTAAGACTAATGTTTTAGAATCAATTTACTATTGTGCATTTGCTAAATCTCACAGAACATCACGAGATAAAGATTTGATAAATTGGAAAGAAAATGAAGCATATATAAGTTTACTTGTAGGAAAAAAAAGACTAGACAAAAGAATCGATATAAAAATTTTAAGAGACGGAAAAAAAGCTATAAAGGTTAATTCTATAAAAATAAATAAAATAGGAGAACTTTTTGGGACTTTTAACGTAGTTATGTTTTCACCAGAAGATTTAAAAATAATAAAAGAATCTCCCGGAATAAGAAGAAAATTTCTAGATATGGAATTATGCCAAATAAGTAAAAAATATTATTTTAATCTAGTGCAGTATAATAAAATATTGAATGAAAGAAATGTAATTTTAAGATCAAGAGATTTTAATAAAGATATTTTAGAGGTATATGATTTGCAATTAGTAGAATGTGCTGATTATATTGTTAAAGAAAGGTTAGAATATATAGATAAGATAAATTATTATGGAAAATTTATTCATAATGAAATAACTTCAGGAAAAGAAGACATAGTTTTCAAATATGATTCAGGTATAAAGTTTAAAGATAATTTCAAATATGCTTTTTTGGAAAAATTAAGAAATAATTTATTAAGAGACAGGGAACAAGGAATAACATCAGTAGGTCCACATAGAGATGACTTTAATGTATTAATAAATAATATAGACGTGAAAAAATTTGGTTCTCAAGGTCAACAAAGGACTGCAGTTTTAACTATGAAATTTTCTTCACTTAAGATTATTAAAGAAATTACAAAGGAATATCCAATTTTATTACTTGACGATGTTCTTTCAGAACTAGACATAAATAGAAAGCGATATGTATTAAGTACTCTTAGTGATATACAAACAATAATTACTTGTACGGGTATAAATGATTTAGAAGATTACTTAGATGATAAATCTAAAGTATTCAACGTATGCAATGGAGAAATAGTGAATTAAAGGAGGAATATATAGTGTTTTTGCATTTAGGAGAAAATGTTGTAGTTCCTATAAAAGATATTATTGGAATATTCGATTTAGATAATACTATGTATAGTTCAGATACTATACAATTTTTAAGATTAGCTGAAGAAGATGGCTTTGTAGAAAGAATTACGAATGAAAAACCTAAATCTTTTGTTATTGCTGAAGTTAATAAAATGAGTAAGATATATCTTTCGCCAATATCTTCTGCAACATTAACTAAAAGAACTGACATAGAATACAATTCGTAAGCTATAAATATTTTTAAATTTAGGAGGAGTCTGTTTTGGAACAAAATAATCAAAAATATGATGAAAATCAGATTCAAGTACTTGAAGGGTTAGAAGCTGTTAGAAAAAGACCGGGGATGTACATAGGTAGTACTAGTGCTAGAGGACTACATCACTTAGTATATGAAATAGTTGATAATAGTATAGATGAGGCTTTAGCAGGATATTGTAAAAATATAAAAGTTAAAATCAATAAGGATAATTCTATTACTTCATCTGATGATGGAAGAGGAATGCCTGTTGGTATGCATCCTAAAATGCATAAATCAGCAGTTGAAGTAATAATGACTATACTTCATGCCGGCGGAAAATTTGGTGGTGGAGGATACAAAGTATCTGGTGGTTTACATGGTGTTGGTGCTTCTGTTGTTAATGCTCTTTCAGAACAGTGTATTGTTACAGTAAAAAGAGAAGGTCATATATGGCAACAAGAGTATAGTAAAGGTAAAGTACTTTATGATTTAAAACAAATTGGAGACACTGAAGAAAGTGGTACAACAATATATTTTAAACCTGATGCAGAAATATTTGATGAAGTTGAATTTGACTTCGACACATTATCTCAAAGATTAAGAGAATTAGCTTTTTTAAATAAAGGCATTAATATAACATTAATTGATTGTAGAGATGATAGGGAAGAAAATTATTACTACGAGGGCGGAATAAAATCCTTTGTAGCTTATTTGAATAGAAATAAGACACCACTACATCCAGAACCTATATATGTAGAAGGAATAAAGGATAAAGTTACGGTTGAATTAGGATTACAATATAATGATGGGTATACAGAAAATTTATTTTCTTTTGCTAATAACATTGACACAATTGAAGGGGGAACCCATTTAGTTGGATTCAAAACTGCATTAACTAGAGCTTTCAATGATTATGCAAAAAGATTTGGATTTATAAAGGAAAATGATAAGAACTTTTCTGGTGATGATATAAGAGAAGGTCTTACAGCAGTAATATCTGTTAAAATCGAAGATCCTCAATTTGAAGGTCAAACTAAAACAAAATTAGGTAATAGTGAAGTTAAGGGAATTGTTGACTCTATAGTTAGTGAGTATATAGGAATATTCTTAGAAGAAAATCCTGGAACTAGTAAGATAATTATAGATAAAGCTTTAATGGCAGCAAGAGCAAGAGAGGCTGCTAGAAAAGCAAGAGAATTAACAAGAAAATCTGTGCTAGAAAGAACAACATTACCTGGTAAATTAGCAGATTGTTCATCTAAAGATCCTAGAGAATGTGAGATTTATATAGTCGAAGGGGATTCAGCCGGTGGATCTGCAAAACAAGGTAGGGACAGAAAATTCCAAGCTATTTTACCTTTAAGAGGTAAAATAATGAATGTTGAAAAACAAAGATTAGATAAAATATTAAATTCAGAAACTATAAGATCAATGGTTACTGCATTTGGTGGTGGAATTGGTAAAGATTTTGATATCGAAAAAATTAGATATAATAGAATAATAATTATGACTGATGCCGATGTTGATGGTGCGCATATAAGAACATTATTATTAACATTTTTCTATAGATATATGAGAGAACTAGTAGAACAAGGTCATGTATACATTGCGCAACCGCCTTTATTTAGAGTTGGTAAAGGTAAAAAAGAAACATATGCTTATTCTGATGCTGAATTAGATCAAGTATTACAAGATATGGGTGGAAAAGATAATTCAGTAGATATTCAAAGATATAAAGGTTTAGGAGAAATGAATGCTACTCAATTATGGGATACAACTATGGATCCATCAAAGAGAATTCTATTAAAGGCTGAAATTGAAGATGCAATGGCAGCTGATGAGATATTTACTATCTTAATGGGAGAGAAAGTTGAACCAAGAAGAGAATTTATAGAACAAAATGCTAAGAATGTTGTTAATTTAGACATTTAGTACTTAATATGAGGTGAAGTACATGGAATTTAATGAAGGAAAAATTATATCTGTAGATATAAAAAACGAAATGAAAAAATGCTATATAGACTATGCTATGAGTGTTATAGTAGGTCGTGCATTACCAGATGTTAGAGATGGGTTAAAACCTGTTCATAGAAGGATATTATATTCTATGCAAATTCTAGGATTATCACCTGAAAAGGGATATAGAAAATGTGCTAGAATAGTTGGAGACGTTTTAGGTAAGTATCATCCACATGGAGACACTTCTGTTTATGATGCATTAGTTAGAATGGCTCAAGATTTCTCAATGAGATATATGTTAGTAGATGGACATGGAAACTTTGGTTCTGTTGACGGTGATGGTGCTGCAGCAATGAGATATACAGAAGCTAAGATGAATAAAATAGCAGTTGAAATGTTAAGAGATATTAACAAAAATACTGTTGATTTTATGCCAAATTTTGATGGTGAAGAAGAAGAACCAACAGTTTTACCATCTAGATTTCCAAATCTTTTAGTTAATGGATCATCAGGAATAGCAGTTGGAATGGCAACTAATATACCTCCTCATAATTTAGGGGAAGTAATAGATGGAACAATAATGCTTATAGATAATCCAGAATCTAGCATACTAGAGCTTATGACTAAAATTAAAGGTCCTGATTTCCCGACTGGGGCAACAATAATGGGTCATGCAGGAATTAGATCAGCTTATGAAACTGGAAGAGGTAAAATAGTAGTTAGAGCTAAATCAGAGATTGAAGAAGAAAATGGTAGACATAAAATAATATTTACTGAAATACCTTATCAAGTTAATAAAGCTAAACTTATAGAAAATATTGCTGAATTAGTAAAAGATAAAAAGATTACTGGAATATCTGATTTAAGAGATGAATCAGATAGAGAAGGTATGAGAATAGTAATTGAATTAAAGAGAGATGCTAATCCAAACATAATATTAAACTTATTATATAAGCATACAAAACTTCAAGATAGTTTTGGTGTTATTATGTTAGCATTAGTAAATAACGAAACAAAGGTTTTAAACCTAAAAGAAGTATTAGTTCATTATATAGACTTCCAAAAAGAAGTTATAACAAGAAGAACTACTTTTGAGCTAAATAAGGCAGAAGCTAGAGCACACATATTAGAAGGTTTAAAAATTGCACTAGATAATATTGATAGAGTAATAAGTATAATAAGAAATTCATCTACAAGTGAAATAGCTAAAAATACTTTAATGGATGAATTTAATCTTTCAGAAAAGCAATCTCAAGCAATTTTAGAAATGAAATTAAGAAGATTAACAGGCTTAGAAAGAGATAAGATTGATGATGAATATAATGAATTATTAAAACAAATGGAATATTTAAGATCTATATTAGCAAGTGAAGAAAAACTGCTAGGAGTTATAAAAGATGAACTTTTAGAAATAAAAGCTAAATATGGAGATGAAAGAAGAACTGATATTGAACAAGATATGAATGAAATTAATATAGAAGATCTTATTCAAGAAGAGGATGTAGTTATAACTTTAACTAAATCTGGATATATTAAGAGAATTTCAGCAGATGTATACTCAGCTCAAAGAAGAGGTGGAAGAGGAATACAAGCAATGTCAACGAAGGAAGATGATTTTGTAGATCATATAACAATAACTTCGACTCATTCAGATGTATTATTCTTTACTAATAGAGGTAGGGTATACAAATTAAGAGCTTACGAAATACCTGATGCTGGAAGGCAAGCGAAGGGAACCAATATAATTAACTTAATAGCTATTGAAGCTGATGAAAAAATACAAACAGTATTAACAGTAACAGATAAGCGTAGAGATGGTTATTTATTTATGGGTACTAAGCAAGGTATTGTAAAGAAGACTCACTTAAATGAATTTAGAAATTTAAGAAAAAATGGACTAATAGCTATAAATCTAAGAGAAAATGATGAATTATTAAAAGTTAAGATCACTTATGGTGATGCTAATGTAATGTTCGTTACTCAAAATGGTTATGCATTAAGATTTAACGAAAAAGATGTTAGACACATGGGTAGAACTGCATCTGGTGTTAAAGCTATAACATTAAAAGATGATGATATAGCTGTATGTATGGATATCGCAGTTGATGAAGAAGAATTATTAGTTATTAGTGAAAATGGATTTGGTAAGAGAACTCCTGTAAGTGAATACAAGATTCAACATAGGGGAGGCGTAGGTCTTATAACTTATAAGATAAGTGAAAAGACAGGAAAATTAGTTGGTGCTACAGTTTGTAAGGTTGATGATGAATTAATGCTTATAAATACTAACGGCGTAGCTATAAGAATAAATGTATCAGATATATCAAAAACAAGTAGAGCTGCTATGGGTGTAACCTTAATGAGAACTAATGAAGAAGAAAAAATAGTTGCTATAGCTAAAATACTAAAAAGTGATGATGAAGATTTAGAAGAAAATGAATTTGAATCTAATGAACAAAGAGAAGTAGTAAATGAAGATAGCAGTTTAGATGAACTAGTAGAGAGAGCAGAAGATAATAGTGAAAATGATACTGATATAGAATAGATAAAGAATTTAACTAATAAAACAAAAAAACCATGTAGGTATAGATAAAATCCTACATGGTTTTTATTTTATATCTATAAAAAATTCTAAATTAAAGCATTTTTTCTATATGCAATGTATAGATATAGAAGTAATGTCTGCCAGGCGTGTCGATATAAGAAATGTTAAGAAAATATAAGAAAAATAAAGAATAATATATATAATTTTATTATAACGGTATATATAGTAATAGAGGTGTATTATATATATGGTAAGATAAAACACGTCGCAGAGAGATGCGATGAACAAGTTTTAAAAAATTAGGTTTTAGAAATTAAATTTCAACTTAAAAAAACTTGTTGACAAGAAACAAATTAAGTGATATACTTAAGAGGTCGCTTGAGGGCGACACAATAAAACAAAAGTTGACATGAAGTCAGCCGAGAAAAATTGGTCTTTGAAAATTGAACAGAAATCAAGAAACATTAAAATAAACCAGCAATTCTTTATTTGAGTAAGTCAAGATTAAACTTTTTATTGAGAGTTTGATCCTGGCTCAGGACGAACGCTGGCGGCGTGCCTAACACATGCAAGTCGAGCGATGAAGCTTCTTCGGAAGTGGATTAGCGGCGGACGGGTGAGTAACACGTGGGCAACCTGCCTCATAGAGAGGGATAGCCTTTCGAAAGGAAGATTAATACCTCATAAGATTGTAGTTTCGCATGAAACGGCAATAAAAGGAGCAATCCGCTATGAGATGGGCCCGCGTCGCATTAGCTAGTTGGTAAGGTAATGGCTTACCAAGGCGACGATGCGTAGCCGACCTGAGAGGGTGATCGGCCACATTGGGACTGAGACACGGCCCAGACTCCTACGGGAGGCAGCAGTGGGGAATATTGCACAATGGGGGAAACCCTGATGCAGCAACGCCGCGTGAGTGATGAAGGTCTTCGGATTGTAAAACTCTGTCTTTGGGGACGATAATGACGGTACCCAAGGAGGAAGCCACGGCTAACTACGTGCCAGCAGCCGCGGTAATACGTAGGTGGCAAGCGTTGTCCGGATTTACTGGGCGTAAAGGGAGCGTAGGTGGATATTTAAGTGGGATGTGAAATACTCGGGCTTAACCTGAGTGCTGCATTCCAAACTGGATATCTAGAGTGCAGGAGAGGAAAGTGGAATTCCTAGTGTAGCGGTGAAATGCGTAGATATTAGGAAGAACACCAGTGGCGAAGGCGACTTTCTGGACTGTAACTGACACTGAGGCTCGAAAGCGTGGGGAGCGAACAGGATTAGATACCCTGGTAGTCCACGCCGTAAACGATGAATACTAGGTGTAGGAGCTGTCATGGCTTCTGTGCCGCCGCTAACGCATTAAGTATTCCGCCTGGGGAGTACGGTCGCAAGATTAAAACTCAAAGGAATTGACGGGGGCCCGCACAAGCAGCGGAGCATGTGGTTTAATTCGAAGCAACGCGAAGAACCTTACCTAGACTTGACATCTCCTGAATTACTCTTAATCGAGGAAGTCGCTTCGGCGACAGGAAGACAGGTGGTGCATGGTTGTCGTCAGCTCGTGTCGTGAGATGTTGGGTTAAGTCCCGCAACGAGCGCAACCCTTATTGTTAGTTGCTACCATTTAGTTGAGCACTCTAGCGAGACTGCCGTGGTTAACGCGGAGGAAGGTGGGGATGACGTCAAATCATCATGCCCCTTATGTCTAGGGCTACACACGTGCTACAATGGCTGGTACAAAGAGATGCAATACCGCGAGGTGGAGCTAAACTATAAAACCAGTCTCAGTTCGGATTGTAGGCTGAAACTCGCCTACATGAAGCTGGAGTTGCTAGTAATCGCGAATCAGAATGTCGCGGTGAATACGTTCCCGGGCCTTGTACACACCGCCCGTCACACCATGAGAGTTGGCAATACCCAAAGTTCGTGAGCTAACCCGTAAGGGAGGCAGCGACCTAAGGTAGGGTCAGCGATTGGGGTGAAGTCGTAACAAGGTAGCCGTAGGAGAACCTGCGGCTGGATCACCTCCTTTCTATGGAGAAATCTAGTTAACATGATGTTTAACTAGTAATTAAAATATACTTACTTCGAAAAAGAAGGTTTAATTTAATGTAGATTCTGTTCAATTTTGAAAGACTAAGTCTTTCAAAATGTTCTTTGAAAATTGCACATAGTAAATTGTATATAATACAACAAGCCAAGAATTATTCTTTGTATTTAAATAAGAACTATTCATTAATTGTTAAAATTAGATTAATAGGTCAAGCTACAAAGGGCGCATGGTGAATGCCTTGGCATCAGGAGCCGATGAAGGACGCGATAAGCTGCGATAAGCTTCGGGTAGACGCACATAGTCAGAGATCCGAAGATTTCCGAATGAGGAAACTCACATGGGAAACCCCATGTATCGTAAAGTGAATACATAGCTTTATGAAGGTAAACCCAGGGAACTGAAACATCTAAGTACCTGGAGGAAGAGAAAGAAAAATCGATTTTCTTAGTAGCGGCGAGCGAAAGGGAAAGAGCCCAAACCAAAGATTTATCTTTGGGGTTGCGGACAGAACATTAACGAGAAATTATGGTTAACCGAACACAACTGGAAAGTTGGACCGTAGGGGGTAATAGTCCTGTAGGTGAAAATTATAATGATCAAGTTCTGATCCAGAGTACCACGAGACACGTGAAACCTTGTGGGAAGCAGGGAGGACCACCTCCCAAGGCTAAATACTACCTGATGACCGATAGTGAAGCAGTACCGTGAGGGAAAGGTGAAAAGAACCCCGGGAGGGGAGTGAAATAGAACCTGAAACCATGTGCCTACAACCGATCAAAGCACCTTATGTGTGTGATGATGTGCTTTTTGTAGAACGAGCCAACGAGTTACGGTATGTAGCAAGGTTAAGTACTTAAGGTACGGAGCCGAAGGGAAACCGAGTCTTAATAGGGCGACTAGTTGCATGCTGTAGACCCGAAACCGGGTGACCTATCCATGGCCAGGTTGAAGCGAGGGTAAAACCTCGTGGAGGACCGAACCACGTTGCTGTTGAAAAAGCATGGGATGAGCTGTGGATAGCGGAGAAATTCCAATCGAACTCGGATATAGCTGGTTCTCCTCGAAATAGCTTTAGGGCTAGCGTCGGAAAATGTGAGTACTGGGGGTAGAGCACTGAATGGGCTAGGGGGCATAGCGCTTACCGAACCTTATCAAACTCCGAATACCAGATACTATCAGTCCGGCAGTCAGACTGCGAAAGATAAGTTCCGTAGTCAAAAGGGAAACAGCCCAGATCGTCAGCTAAGGTCCCAAAGTGTAAGTTAAGTGGAAAAGGATGTGGGATTTCTAAGACAACTAGGATGTTGGCTTAGAAGCAGCCACTCATTAAAAGAGTGCGTAATAGCTCACTAGTCAAGAGATCCTGCGCCGAAAATGTCCGGGGCTCAAACTTACCACCGAAGCTACGGGTTCACACAATAGTGTGAGCGGTAGAGGAGCGTCGTAATCGGGCTGAAGTCGTACCGTAAGGAGCGGTGGACTGATTACGAGTGAGAATGTTGGCATTAGTAGCGAGATGTGGGTGAGAATCCCACAGGCCGAATACCTAAGGTTTCCTCAGGAAGGTTCGTCCGCTGAGGGTTAGTCGGGACCTAAGCTGAGGCCGAAAGGCGTAAGCGATGGACAATCGGTTGATATTCCGATACCACTATTATCGTTATTATCGATGGTGTGACGGAGAAGGATAGGATGTGCTAGCTATTGGATGCTAGTCTAAGCGTTTAGGGAGTTAGAATAGGCAAATCCGTTCTAACAATTCTGAGGCGTGATGGGGAAGGTTCTAAGGAACCGAAGTATCTGATTCCATGCTTCCAAGAAAAGCATCTAGAAAGAGAAATAGTGCCCGTACCGCAAACCGACACAGGTAGGTGAGGAGAGAATCCTAAGGCCGGCGGAAGAATTGCAGTTAAGGAACTAGGCAAATTGACCCCGTAACTTCGGGAGAAGGGGTGCCTGCGAGAGCAGGCCGCAGAGAATAGGCACAAGCAACTGTTTAACAAAAACACAGGTCTCTGCTAAAGCGAAAGCTGATGTATAGGGGCTGACGCCTGCCCGGTGCTGGAAGGTTAAGGGGAACACTTAGCGTAAGCGAAGGTGTGAACTTAAGCCCCAGTAAACGGCGGCCGTAACTATAACGGTCCTAAGGTAGCGAAATTCCTTGTCAGGTAAGTTCTGACCCGCACGAATGGCGTAATGACTTGTGCACTGTCTCAACTGCAAATCCGGCGAAGTTGTAGTGCGAGTGAAGATGCTCGCTACCCGCGATTGGACGGAAAGACCCCGTAGAGCTTTACTGTAGCTTAGCATTGAATTTCGGTATTGTCTGTACAGGATAGGTGGGAGACTGGGAAATCAGAGCGTCAGCTTTGATGGAGTCATCCTTGGGATACCACCCTGATAGTACTGGAATTCTAACTGGATGCCATGAATCTGGTGACAGGACATTGTTAGGTGGGCAGTTTGACTGGGGCGGTCGCCTCCTAAAAAGTAACGGAGGCGCCCAAAGGTTCCCTCAGAACGGTCGGAAATCGTTCGTAGAGTGCAAAGGCATAAGGGAGCCTGACTGCGAGACCTACAAGTCGAGCAGGGACGAAAGTCGGGCTTAGTGATCCGGTGGTACCTCGTGGGAGGGCCATCGCTCAACGGATAAAAGCTACCTCGGGGATAACAGGCTGATCTCCCCCAAGAGTTCACATCGACGGGGAGGTTTGGCACCTCGATGTCGGCTCGTCGCATCCTGGGGCTGAAGTAGGTCCCAAGGGTTGGGCTGTTCGCCCATTAAAGCGGCACG
This genomic interval carries:
- the dnaN gene encoding DNA polymerase III subunit beta; the protein is MIFICEKHKLLDGISIVQKAITGKSTMKVLDGIYINATNDGLRLIGSDMDLSIQTLVKADVLDKGEIVIDAKIFGEIIRKLPNSDIKIETVKEDVIQITCEKSVFNVVCMNAEEFPSLPNINEDLKVEVNESILKNMIKGTSFSIAQDEARPILQGILFQVKDRTLNLVALDGYRLAIRSEFLDNDINLEVVIPGKTLVEVSKILEDHDKNVDITFTNNHILFNLENTKIISRLLDGKFVNYTSLLPQEHKLLVTVKKEEFQNGIERASLMAKDGNNNLINLDLKEETLIITSNSQLGKVREEVLINLQGEEIEIAFNSRYLLDVLKNMESDEVILEMTSGVSPCVIKEKDGENSQYLVLPVRQMR
- the dnaA gene encoding chromosomal replication initiator protein DnaA; its protein translation is MDADLNKLWEKTLNIVKSEMSEVSFNTWIKSCEPISISDTSIKISVPNSFTKDILDKRYKSLVANSIEAVCSKLYDIKFIIESDLNNEDELNSSDNSIKNRNKNSTKNIVVNDEMSSTLNPKYTFNSFVIGNSNRFAHAASLAVAEAPAKAYNPLFIYGGVGLGKTHLMHAIGHYILQNNTKAKVVYVSSEKFTNELINAIKDDKNEEFRKKYRNVDVLLIDDIQFIAGKERTQEEFFHTFNELHDANKQIILSSDRPPKEIPTLEDRLRSRFEWGLIADIQVPDFETRMAILKKKADVENLKVANEVMGYIATKIKSNIRELEGALIRIIAYSSLTNREVTVDLASEALKDIISKKQGKHVTIPSIQEIVANYFNLKIDDLKSQRRTRNVAYPRQIAMYLSRKLTDMSLPKIGEEFGGRDHTTVIHAYEKISENLKSDENLQHTVSDITKKVSQN
- the remB gene encoding extracellular matrix regulator RemB, whose product is MFLHLGENVVVPIKDIIGIFDLDNTMYSSDTIQFLRLAEEDGFVERITNEKPKSFVIAEVNKMSKIYLSPISSATLTKRTDIEYNS
- the recF gene encoding DNA replication/repair protein RecF (All proteins in this family for which functions are known are DNA-binding proteins that assist the filamentation of RecA onto DNA for the initiation of recombination or recombinational repair.), whose protein sequence is MYIKAIMLANYRNYNNLELNLSEGVNVFIGDNAQGKTNVLESIYYCAFAKSHRTSRDKDLINWKENEAYISLLVGKKRLDKRIDIKILRDGKKAIKVNSIKINKIGELFGTFNVVMFSPEDLKIIKESPGIRRKFLDMELCQISKKYYFNLVQYNKILNERNVILRSRDFNKDILEVYDLQLVECADYIVKERLEYIDKINYYGKFIHNEITSGKEDIVFKYDSGIKFKDNFKYAFLEKLRNNLLRDREQGITSVGPHRDDFNVLINNIDVKKFGSQGQQRTAVLTMKFSSLKIIKEITKEYPILLLDDVLSELDINRKRYVLSTLSDIQTIITCTGINDLEDYLDDKSKVFNVCNGEIVN
- a CDS encoding RNA-binding S4 domain-containing protein — its product is MNKIKINTEIIKLDAFLKWSGIASLGSEAKIYIQEGLIKVNGEICLQRGKKLKAGDIIEFEDEKFEIV